The segment GCGCGGCACCGCCTGTATGCCGTCCTCGCCCCCGGTGAACGGCGCCTGCACCGAGATGAAATAGACCATCTGCGCAAAGGCCAGCGTCACCATCGCGAAGTAGATGCCCTGCCTGCGGATTGCCAGCGAACCGATCGCCACGCCGAGCAGGGCTGCGGCTGCCGTACCGGTGAGGATGGCGAGCTCCGGCGTCAGGCCCCAGGCCTTCGCGGCGTGTGCACAGATGTAGCTGGCGCCGCCGAAATAGGCGGCGTGGCCGAACGACAGCAGGCCGCCATGACCCAGCAGCAGGTTGAAGGCGCAGGCAAACAGAGCAAAGCACATCACCTTCATCAGGAAGACGGGATAGAGAATAAACGGGGCGATGAGTCCCGCCGCCAGCAATGCCGCGAAGATCGTCGCATGGTGGGCTCGCAGGGCGTCGCTCGCTCGGACCGTCACCCCGTCGGCGATCCCGGCTCCGTTCGCCGCCGACATCACTCGGCCCTCCCGAACAGGCCAGCCGGCTTGACCATCAGGACAAGCGCCATGATCACGAAGATCACGACGGAGGAGGCCTGCGGATAGAAGACTTTCGTCAAAACCTCGATCAGACCGAGGCCGAATCCGGTGACAATCGACCCCAGGATCGAGCCCATGCCGCCGATGACGACCACAGCGAAGACAACGATGATGAGGTCGGCGCCCATGTTCGGGTTGACCGAGTAGATTGGCGCGGCAAGCACTCCGGCGAAGGCAGCAAGCCCGACGCCGAAGCCATAGGTCAGGGTAATCATGCGCGGCACGTTGATCCCGAAGGCGCCGACCAGCGTCGGGTTCTCGTTGGCAGCGCGCAGATGGGCGCCAATCCGCGTCTTCTCGATGGCAAACCAGGTCGCCAGACACACCGTCAGCGAAGCCACGATTACCCAGGCGCGATAGTCAGGCAGGAACATGAAGCCGAGATTGCGGACCCCGGCGAGCTGCTGAGGGACCGAATACGGCAGCCCGGACATGCCGTACTGATTGCGCAGGATGCCCTGCAGGATGAGCGCAAGACCGAAGGTCAGCAGCAGCCCGTAGAGATGGTCGAGCCGGTAGAGCCGGGAAATCAGCAGCCGTTCCAGAACGATCCCGAAGGCGCCAACGATCACCGGAGCGAGCAGGAGCGCCCACCAGTATCCGAGGCCAAGATAGGTCAACAGAAACCAGGCGACGAAAGCCCCGAGCATGTACTGCGCGCCGTGGGCGAAGTTGACGATGTTGAGCAGGCCGAAGATGATTGCCAACCCGAGTGACAGCATGGCGTAGAAGGAACCATTGATCAGCCCGAGCAGCAGCTGGCCGAACAGGACCTGCGGGGGAATGCCGATCAGCTCGATCATCCGTTCATACCCCCAGATAGCCTTCGAGCTTCGCGATGTTGCGGCCAAGCTCGGTATTGGGGATTACGTCGATCACCCGGCCCTGCTCGATGACGTAGTGGCGGTCGGCGATCGTCGAGGCGAAGCGGAAGTTCTGCTCCACCAAGACGATGGTGAAGCGCTGCTGTTTCAGCGCCGCGATCGTGCGGCCGATCTGCTGGACGATCACCGGGGCCAGACCTTCGGTCGGCTCGTCAAGCAGCAGCATGCGGGCGCCGGTGCGCAGGATCCGGCCGATCGCCAGCATCT is part of the Tepidamorphus gemmatus genome and harbors:
- a CDS encoding branched-chain amino acid ABC transporter permease, coding for MIELIGIPPQVLFGQLLLGLINGSFYAMLSLGLAIIFGLLNIVNFAHGAQYMLGAFVAWFLLTYLGLGYWWALLLAPVIVGAFGIVLERLLISRLYRLDHLYGLLLTFGLALILQGILRNQYGMSGLPYSVPQQLAGVRNLGFMFLPDYRAWVIVASLTVCLATWFAIEKTRIGAHLRAANENPTLVGAFGINVPRMITLTYGFGVGLAAFAGVLAAPIYSVNPNMGADLIIVVFAVVVIGGMGSILGSIVTGFGLGLIEVLTKVFYPQASSVVIFVIMALVLMVKPAGLFGRAE